The Melopsittacus undulatus isolate bMelUnd1 chromosome 12, bMelUnd1.mat.Z, whole genome shotgun sequence genome has a segment encoding these proteins:
- the RAB35 gene encoding ras-related protein Rab-35, whose product MARDYDHLFKLLIIGDSGVGKSSLLLRFADNTFSGSYITTIGVDFKIRTVEINGEKVKLQIWDTAGQERFRTITSTYYRGTHGVIVVYDVTSAESFVNVKRWLHEINQNCDDVCRILVGNKNDDPERKVVETEDAYKFAGQMEIQLFETSAKENINVEEMFNCITELVLRAKKENLAKQQQQQQNDVVKLTKNSKRKKRCC is encoded by the exons ATGGCCCGGGACTACGATCACCTCTTCAAGCTGCTCATCATCGGCGACAGCG GTGTGGGCAAGAGCAGTCTGCTGTTGCGTTTTGCAGATAATACATTCTCAG GCAGCTACATTACCACAATTGGAGTAGATTTTAAAATCCGGACAGTTGAGATCAATGGAGAGAAGGTGAAGCTACAGATCTGGGACACAGCTGGACAAGAGCGCTTCCGGACTATCACATCAAC GTATTACAGAGGAACACATGGGGTCATTGTTGTCTATGATGTAACAAGTGCAGAATCTTTCGTGAATGTAAAACGGTGGTTGCATGAAATCAATCAGAACTGTGATGATGTCTGCCGGATACTAG tggggAATAAGAATGATGACCCAGAGCGGAAAGTGGTAGAGACAGAAGATGCCTATAAATTTGCTGGGCAGATGGAGATCCAATTGTTTGAGACCAGCgccaaagaaaatattaatgtgGAAGAG ATGTTTAACTGCATTACAGAGCTAGTCCTGCgggcaaagaaagaaaacctagcaaagcagcaacagcagcaacagaacgATGTGGTGAAACTAACGAAGAACAGTAAAAGGAAGAAGCGGTGCTGCTAA